The following coding sequences lie in one Gloeocapsa sp. PCC 73106 genomic window:
- the brnA gene encoding type II toxin-antitoxin system BrnA family antitoxin: MRSPTTSPALEIFLRQPNIEASPSWEFINGEAQQKPMPTLFHSRVQRNLVNSINQQTTDYEAIQELRCIISPLSPVPDIAIVKSTNLPKEDGPLQNAPDWIIEIRSPDQSTLNLQSKILHCLSNGTQLAWLIDLQRQQIWVWQGAELPITYAGEDLLPTLGTIFDEGLEDIIADLDLTQMKRPGLAQSNCETISYPINVDLPVWMIEAIDREAQYLGVTRQSIIKVWIGERLQQSLRRHL, from the coding sequence AGATATTTTTGCGCCAACCGAATATCGAAGCTTCTCCCTCTTGGGAGTTTATCAACGGGGAAGCTCAACAAAAACCCATGCCCACTTTGTTTCATTCTCGAGTACAGCGCAACCTAGTCAACTCGATTAATCAGCAAACAACTGACTATGAAGCGATACAAGAACTACGCTGTATTATCTCCCCCCTTTCTCCTGTTCCCGATATTGCCATTGTCAAAAGCACAAATCTACCCAAAGAAGATGGACCGCTCCAGAATGCACCCGATTGGATAATTGAGATTCGCTCCCCCGATCAAAGCACTCTCAATCTGCAAAGCAAAATTCTTCATTGTTTGAGCAATGGGACTCAACTGGCTTGGTTAATTGACCTACAACGACAGCAAATCTGGGTTTGGCAAGGAGCAGAGTTACCGATCACCTATGCAGGGGAGGACCTTCTGCCCACTTTGGGAACGATCTTTGATGAAGGTTTGGAAGATATCATAGCCGACCTAGATTTGACTCAGATGAAGCGTCCTGGTCTGGCACAAAGTAACTGCGAAACAATATCCTATCCTATCAATGTAGATCTGCCTGTCTGGATGATTGAAGCGATCGATAGGGAAGCACAGTATCTGGGGGTTACCCGTCAGTCAATCATTAAGGTTTGGATTGGCGAACGACTTCAACAGTCTCTTCGTCGTCATTTGTAA